The Dasypus novemcinctus isolate mDasNov1 chromosome 12, mDasNov1.1.hap2, whole genome shotgun sequence genome includes a window with the following:
- the LOC101416322 gene encoding olfactory receptor 6C6-like, with product MKNQSMEIQFILVGLTDDPQLQIVIFLFLFLNYTLSLMGNLIIIFLTLLDPRLQTPMYFFLRNFSLLEIIFITLCIPRYLVSLATRDKTISYNNCAAQLFFFLLLGVTEFYLLAAMSYDRYVAICKPLHYPIIMNSKTCYQMVLSSWVTGFLMIFPPSVMGLQLDFCASKEIDHFICEASPILQISCTDTRALELIAFISAVVTLVVTLVLVILSYTYIIKTILKFPSAQQRTKAFSTCSSHMIVVSLTYGSCIFMYIKPSAKERVSLSKGIALLYTSVAPLLNPFIYTLRNHQVKEVFRDVLQKILYYSRK from the coding sequence ATGAAGAACCAATCGATGGAAATACAGTTCATTCTGGTAGGACTGACAGATGACCCGCAATTGCAAATTgtgattttcttgtttctctttctcaATTACACATTGAGCCTGATGGGGAACTTAATCATTATCTTTCTCACCCTGTTGGATCCCCGTCTCCAGACTCCAATGTATTTCTTTCTCAgaaatttctcccttttggaaATCATATTCATAACATTGTGTATTCCCAGATACCTGGTAAGCCTTGCGACTAGAGACAAAACCATTTCCTATAATAATTGTGCAgctcaattattttttttccttttactgggAGTTACAGAATTTTACCTTCTggctgccatgtcctatgaccgctatgttgcCATCTGCAAACCGCTGCATTACCCAATCATAATGAACAGCAAAACATGCTACCAAATGGTACTCAGCTCTTGGGTAACAGGATTCCTAATGATTTTTCCACCATCGGTCATGGGACTCCAATTGGATTTCTGTGCTTCCAAAGAGATTGATCACTTTATATGTGAGGCTTCTCCCATCCTTCAGATCTCCTGCACAGATACACGTGCCCTAGAATTGATCGCTTTTATCTCAGCCGTGGTGACACTTGTGGTCACATTGGTTTTAGTGATTCTCTCTTACACTTACATCATTAAGACGATTCTGAAATTCCCCTCTGCACAGCAGAGGACCAAAGCTTTCTCCACCTGTTCTTCCCACATGATTGTTGTCTCCTTGACTTATGGAAGTTGTATCTTCATGTATATTAAACCATCTGCAAAAGAAAGAGTGAGTTTATCCAAAGGTATAGCTTTGCTATATACCTCAGTTGCCCCTTTACTAAATCCCTTCATTTACACTCTAAGGAACCATCAAGTCAAAGAAGTTTTCAGGGATGTGCTACAAAAGATTTTGTATTATtcaagaaaatga